The DNA region CTTAGACCGGCTGTTGGATGAAGATGTAGAAGTTTTGGTAAACGGTACTCTTGTAGCGCGGGGAGAAATAGTGGTAGTAGGGGAGAATTTTGGCGTAAGAATAAACCAAATTCTTTCACCCAGGGAACGTTTAAGTAAAATTTAAAGGGAGAAAAAGTTAAAGGCAAACCCGGCGAAAGCCGGGGGCGCAAAGCTAAAGGGGCTAAAGCAGGTTGTCTGCCATGCTAGCCAGCTGCCAAAGGATATAGACCTCCTCTGGCAGGAGGTTTTTTAATTTCTCTTAAAAAAGGGGTGGGGGCGGTGACTGACTCCAGCACCGGAAGTTATTGGGAGGTAAAGGTTTCCAACAATAATCTGGAAGCGTATTTAAAATTTTCACCTCTTACGCAGACGGAGGAGGGAGCATTTCCTTCGCTGGAAGAGTTAAAAGAATTTTTAAAAGCAAAAGGAATAATTTATGGTATAATTGAAGAAAATTTACCTCTTGTTTTAGACCATCCGGGAGAATTTATTCTTGTTGCCCGGGGGATTGAGCCAGTGCCTCCAGTTCCTGATGAGTTGATCACCTACTTTGAAAGCGATGATGTCAAGTACTCCATGGATAAGCTCGGGCACCGGGTATATTATTTTAAATCGCTTCCGCAAGTAACAAAAGGGCAGGTCTTAGCGGAAGTGAGAAGGGGAAAACCGGGGAAAAATGGGGTTGATATTTTCGGTAAGCCAATAAAAGCCCCAGCGTATGTTCCGCTGAAATTAAAGGTGCATAAGGGAGCGGAGATAAAAGACGATAAAGTAATTGCGACTATAAATGGCTTACCGGTGCGTATAGGTAACGCTGGCTTTGATGTACAGAATTTACTTCAGTTAGATGGCGACCTTTTTTATAAAACTGGTAACTACCAGTTTATTGGTAGTATCAAGGTTAACGGCAATGTCCGGGAAAATGTGTTAATTAAAGCTGAAGGGTCGGTCGAGGTTTTCGGTTCGGTAGAATCGGCCAAAATTTATGCTGGTGAGTCGTTTATCGCCCGGAAAAATATTATCAATTCGGAAATAACGGTCGGTCTAAGACCGATGTTAGCTTCAAAAGTAAATGCAGTCGTGAGCGACCTGGTTGAAAATTTAAACCCATTAATCCTTTTAATCGCTCAGCTTTTACCAAATCTCAAAGATACTCCGGTTACTTTATTTAGGATTTTACAACTACTTTATAAAAAACCAGATGAGTTAAGATTACAGCTGGAAAAACTTAAAAAGGCTTACCAGAGATTAGTTGAGTGTAAGCCGGAAATGGAAGCATTTTGGAGCGAAGGATTGGAAAAGGTTACTACAATTGAGAAAATTGTTAGTGCTTTGTTACGGACCATTTCCGAAACCGTACCGGCGCATATTTTACAGCAAAAAATAAATCTCTGGTGGCATGTTCTCACCGAAGGCGGTAAATATTTTCAAACGGAAGAAAAGATGTTTGCTTCTACTCCCTATAAGCTTACTGTGTATTCCGGCCAGAACGCCAGATTTAACGTTTATGGAGATTTTATTTTAAACGGTAAATCCCTTTATCAGTGCGTGGTTAATGCTTCCGGAGTAGTTTTTGGTGAAAGCGGGACTTCAGTAGTAGGAGGAGTACTAACGGCTGGCAAAGCAGTGGCGCTTGATGAAGTGGGTGCACCTATTGGTACAGGGATGGAAATTATTGTTGGCAAAAACGGTACGGTTAAGCTTAAAAAAGTCTACCCTGGGGTTGTAGTAAAGATTGGTAGATTCCAAAAAATATTTAAAGAGACTGAATATCAAGTATTTTTAACAGGAGAAAAGGATTTGTAAAAGAAGTGGAGTGATAGCATTGACGCAGGGTCTTTATGCCAAAACCATTCAATGTCCGCTTTGTGGCAGTGAATATAAAACTTTGAAGGTGATGACTTCGGCGTTACGTCCGGCGGGCATGGATGCTGATTTATGTATGCGCTACACTGGATTAAACCCGCTTTATTACAAAGTTAATATTTGTCCCCAATGTTTTTATGCGTTTACCGAAGAATTTAAAGCGGTCCGGAAAAATGAACAGGAGGAATTAAAAAAAGAACTGGCCAAAAATCTTCTACCGGATAACTTTTGGGGGGAGAGGGATTTTACCTTAGCAGTAAAATCCTATGGCCAAGCTTTAAAATGTGCCTTATTTAAAAAAGAAAAAGATAGCACTTTAGGCCGTCTTTGCCATAATCTTGCCTGTGTGTATCGCCTAAATGGCGAGCAAGAAAATGAGGAAAAATATTTACGTTATGCTGTAAACTATTATGAAAAAGCTTTTACCACCGAATTGAACTCAACCGAAAGCTTTACCTTAGCTTATTTAATTGCGGAATTAAGTCGAAGGTTAAAAGATTATGAAAAGGCAGCGAAATGGTTTAGTTATTTAATACAAAATAAAAATTTGTTACCCAAAAAATTAGTAAATTTAGTGCAGGAACAATGGCAGGTTTTGCGGGAAGAGAAAAAGATGTAATAATCCGGGCATGATTGAAATTGCCTAAAAATGTTAAACATTTAGAACCGGGGGGAAGAGTATGCGTTTAAACTCCTTAAAGGTAAAAATTTTTCTCATACTTCTTTTAATGGTAGCCGTACCGTTACTGGTGACGACAGCATTTAATTACTGGGAAGCGCAAAGGGTCTTGTTTAATAAATTAAAAAATACGGCCATGGATACGGCAAAACTTGGCGATGTGGCGATTGATCATTTTCTGGAAGGAATCCAGCGGACTGTGGAAACTTTAGCCCAGGAAGACAATGCCGAAAATTTCTACGATATACCGGGATGTGCCCAATGGTTTGGTAAGACACTAGAAAATACTTTAAAAAATAATCCGGCTATAATGTCAATTTACATAGGTACGGTGCGCGGTGAAATTTACCTTTATCCCAAGCAGCAGTTACCGCCGGGATATGATCCCAGAAAGCGTCCGTGGTATCAACAGGCGCTATCTTCTCCTGGAAAAGCTATTTGGACCGAGCCGTATCAAGACGCTTTTACCGGAAAGACGGTGGTTACCGTAGCCCGGTTGGTTGAAAAAAATGGAAAACCGGTAGGCGTAGTAGCAGCCGATATTTCCTTGGACCACTTTAATAATTCCATTAAGGAGATAAAAGTGGGTAAGACCGGATACCTTTTTGCCATTGACCAAAAGGGTACGGTGATAGCTCATAAAGATCCGAAATTGCTGGGACAATCCTTTGCCAAATATGATTTTGCGCAGAAAATGCTTAAAGAGAATTCTGGATTTTTTAAATATAAATATAATGGCGTTGATAAATACATAGCCTTTTTTACCTCACCGCGTACAGGCTGGAAAATGGCAGCAAATTTTGAAGCAGCGGAAGTTGGCGCTGATACAAAAACTATCTTAAAGGCGGATTTACTTATCTTAATTTTAACCCTTGTGATATTAGCAGTTGTAGCCTTGTATGTAAGCCGTTTTATTAGTAATCCTATTGGACATGTGGTCGAGAAACTTAAACTCATTAGGGATGGAGTACTGACAGTAGCGATTGAAGGAACCGAGCGCGGTGATGAGCTCGGCGTTTTAGCAAAAAGCCTGCAGGATACGGTCGCTGGAGTGGCAGTATTAGTTCAAAAAATCCGGGAAATTGCCTCATCGGTTGCTGCCGCGGCTCAGGAAATTTCGGCCAGCACCCAGCAAATTGCTACGGGTAGTCAGAACCAGACAAGCGAAATTAATGCTATAGCTTTGGAAATGGAATCTTTTGCCGAAAAAGCTTCTAAAGCTGCCGCCTCTGTTACAGAAATGTTAAAACTTGCTGAAGAAACTGTCGCTGCGGCTACTCAAGGTGAAAAAGCCTTAAAAGAAAATTTTAACGGTTTAGAAGAAATAAAAGCAAAGGTTTCCGATTTAGAAAGAAGTGCCCAGGCGATTAACGGGATGTTGGAAATTATTAATGAAATTGCCGAGCAAACCAATCTTTTGGCCTTAAACGCTGCCATAGAAGCGGCCAGGGCTGGCGAACATGGTCGCGGTTTTGCGGTGGTTGCGGAAGAAGTAAGGAAGCTTGCGGAACGTTCTGCTCAGTCTACCGATGAAATCTCTGGAGTGGTCCGGGAAATTGCTGCAGGTATGCAGGTAGCCTTAAAAGCTGTCAATGAAGGTGATCGCCTTGGCAGAGTTGCTTTGGAAAGCTTTAAAGAAATCTTTGGGAAAATTGAGGCTTTAAACGAGCGGATTCGCGAGATTAGCACCATTGCCCAGCAACAATCGGA from Carboxydothermus pertinax includes:
- a CDS encoding FapA family protein encodes the protein MTDSSTGSYWEVKVSNNNLEAYLKFSPLTQTEEGAFPSLEELKEFLKAKGIIYGIIEENLPLVLDHPGEFILVARGIEPVPPVPDELITYFESDDVKYSMDKLGHRVYYFKSLPQVTKGQVLAEVRRGKPGKNGVDIFGKPIKAPAYVPLKLKVHKGAEIKDDKVIATINGLPVRIGNAGFDVQNLLQLDGDLFYKTGNYQFIGSIKVNGNVRENVLIKAEGSVEVFGSVESAKIYAGESFIARKNIINSEITVGLRPMLASKVNAVVSDLVENLNPLILLIAQLLPNLKDTPVTLFRILQLLYKKPDELRLQLEKLKKAYQRLVECKPEMEAFWSEGLEKVTTIEKIVSALLRTISETVPAHILQQKINLWWHVLTEGGKYFQTEEKMFASTPYKLTVYSGQNARFNVYGDFILNGKSLYQCVVNASGVVFGESGTSVVGGVLTAGKAVALDEVGAPIGTGMEIIVGKNGTVKLKKVYPGVVVKIGRFQKIFKETEYQVFLTGEKDL
- a CDS encoding DUF2225 domain-containing protein; the protein is MTQGLYAKTIQCPLCGSEYKTLKVMTSALRPAGMDADLCMRYTGLNPLYYKVNICPQCFYAFTEEFKAVRKNEQEELKKELAKNLLPDNFWGERDFTLAVKSYGQALKCALFKKEKDSTLGRLCHNLACVYRLNGEQENEEKYLRYAVNYYEKAFTTELNSTESFTLAYLIAELSRRLKDYEKAAKWFSYLIQNKNLLPKKLVNLVQEQWQVLREEKKM
- a CDS encoding methyl-accepting chemotaxis protein, yielding MRLNSLKVKIFLILLLMVAVPLLVTTAFNYWEAQRVLFNKLKNTAMDTAKLGDVAIDHFLEGIQRTVETLAQEDNAENFYDIPGCAQWFGKTLENTLKNNPAIMSIYIGTVRGEIYLYPKQQLPPGYDPRKRPWYQQALSSPGKAIWTEPYQDAFTGKTVVTVARLVEKNGKPVGVVAADISLDHFNNSIKEIKVGKTGYLFAIDQKGTVIAHKDPKLLGQSFAKYDFAQKMLKENSGFFKYKYNGVDKYIAFFTSPRTGWKMAANFEAAEVGADTKTILKADLLILILTLVILAVVALYVSRFISNPIGHVVEKLKLIRDGVLTVAIEGTERGDELGVLAKSLQDTVAGVAVLVQKIREIASSVAAAAQEISASTQQIATGSQNQTSEINAIALEMESFAEKASKAAASVTEMLKLAEETVAAATQGEKALKENFNGLEEIKAKVSDLERSAQAINGMLEIINEIAEQTNLLALNAAIEAARAGEHGRGFAVVAEEVRKLAERSAQSTDEISGVVREIAAGMQVALKAVNEGDRLGRVALESFKEIFGKIEALNERIREISTIAQQQSEGSEKVARSLQNISAITEEVSATIEENSAATEELAASAQELVANVEKFKV